In Mangifera indica cultivar Alphonso chromosome 1, CATAS_Mindica_2.1, whole genome shotgun sequence, a single genomic region encodes these proteins:
- the LOC123214305 gene encoding protein transport protein Sec61 subunit beta-like: MALTGTAPPRGSAAAAASMRRRRTTSGAGASGGAAGTMLQFYTDDAPGLKISPNVVLIMSIGFIAFVAILHVMGKLYFVRRE, translated from the coding sequence ATGGCTTTGACTGGAACAGCTCCCCCAAGAGGAAGTGCAGCAGCGGCTGCCAGCATGCGTAGGAGGAGGACAACCAGTGGGGCTGGTGCGTCAGGAGGTGCAGCCGGTACAATGCTCCAGTTTTACACTGATGATGCGCCAGGACTCAAGATCTCACCCAATGTTGTGCTTATTATGAGCATTGGTTTCATTGCTTTTGTTGCTATTCTTCATGTCATGGGTAAGCTTTACTTTGTTCGAAGAGAGTAA